Proteins found in one Spirochaetota bacterium genomic segment:
- a CDS encoding FecR domain-containing protein, producing MNRMLTAVVAFSAITLFTLTTANAAVLVVSARGDAAYKDGAAWRPLAKGQTIKEGTMVMTGVNSQAVLNIDDNLLTVKPLTTIKVLKNSFTKSSSDNVIGLKNGSVNARVKRIGTLKTRFNIVTPVATSSVRGTEQNTSHGPAFGTSIQVPDGSVNASNNSGVNRNVGGRSSFNLRPGNMRPDPLLGDLRNGAITPLNPANITGDEQTGLENFGDQLVDNFDDALDFYNNNVGGSASVTVDLLWPIID from the coding sequence ATGAACAGAATGTTAACAGCGGTAGTCGCTTTTTCGGCGATAACGCTTTTCACCCTCACCACCGCCAACGCCGCGGTCCTCGTGGTCTCCGCCAGGGGCGATGCCGCATACAAAGACGGCGCTGCATGGAGGCCGCTGGCCAAGGGGCAGACCATAAAAGAAGGCACCATGGTGATGACCGGGGTGAACTCGCAGGCGGTGCTGAACATCGACGACAACCTGCTTACGGTGAAGCCTCTCACCACCATCAAGGTATTGAAGAACAGCTTCACCAAAAGCTCGTCGGACAACGTGATAGGCCTCAAGAACGGCTCGGTGAACGCGCGCGTCAAGCGAATCGGCACGCTCAAAACGCGCTTCAACATCGTAACGCCGGTGGCCACGTCGTCGGTGCGCGGGACCGAGCAGAACACCTCGCACGGCCCGGCCTTCGGCACCAGTATACAGGTGCCGGACGGGTCGGTCAACGCGTCGAACAACAGCGGCGTCAACCGCAACGTGGGCGGGCGCTCCTCTTTCAATCTTCGCCCCGGCAACATGCGGCCCGATCCACTGCTCGGCGACCTCCGCAACGGCGCCATCACGCCACTCAACCCGGCCAATATAACCGGCGACGAGCAGACAGGGCTCGAGAACTTCGGCGACCAGCTTGTGGACAACTTCGACGACGCGCTCGATTTCTACAACAACAACGTCGGCGGAAGCGCCAGCGTAACGGTCGACCTGTTGTGGCCGATTATTGACTGA